The following nucleotide sequence is from Mycobacterium sp. Z3061.
GGTGAGGCCGGTGTTGAAGAAGCCGGAGCTGACCCCGTTGATGATCGCACCGCCGCGGGCCGTGTTGAAGAAACCCGACATGCTCCCGCTCTCGAACCAGGCCTGCGGGTCGGCGCTGTTTCCGAAACCTGAGGCCCCGCCGCGAGCGTCGTTGAAGAATCCCGAGTTACCCGTCGCACCGACCGCAACCGAACCCTGATCGACGGCACTGCCGAAACCGGTGTTCAGGGTGCCGGCGTTCCAGGCGCCGGTATTGGAGTGACCCGAGTTGCCCCAGCCGGTGTTGGTCTCGCCCGAATTGAGGAAGCCGGTGTTGACGTTGTTCCCGTTCCAGGCGCCGGTGTTGATCGACCCGCCGTTACCGAAGCCGGTGTTCAGCAGGCCCGAGTTCCAGAAGCCAGCATTGCCGGCGCCCGCGTTGCCCACGCCGAGGTTCCCGGTGCCGGAGTTCCCGACCCCCAAGCTGTTGAGCTGCCCCGGGAAAACGGTGTTCGTGCCGGAACTGAACATGCCGATGTTGCCGTCGCCGGAGTTGAAGAAACCGACGTTGTTGTGGCCGGAATTGCCGAAGCCGATATTGCCGCTACCGGAGTTGAGCAGCCCGGCCAGATTGATGCCCACCTGGTTGTCGCCGGTGAGCCCGATACCGATGTTGTTGTTACCGGTGTTGCCGAACCCGAAGTTCCCGTGGCCGAAGTTCCCGGCCCCGATATTCCCGCTGCCGGTGTTGCCCCCACCCATGTTCCCGTCGCCGCTGTTGCCCAGGCCGACATTGCCGTTGCCCGTATTACCCATACCGATGTTGTTGTTGCCCCGGCCCGCGTGAAAGGTGTACAAGTCCGGATTGTTCAAGTCGGCCGGGCCGCCATTACCGAAACCGATGTTCCCGTTCCCGTTGTTACCGAAGCCGAAATTGCCGTTACCGACGTTCCCGGCGCCGATGTTGCTGTTGCCCTGGTTGCCACCACCGACGTTGTGGTAGCCCGATTGCGCGGACGTGAGCGAGCTGTTGCCGTCGCCGCTGTTACCCATCCCGATGTTCCCCGACCCGGTGTTGCCGCTGCCGATATTGCCGTTGCCCTTGTTGCCGAACCCCAAGTTGGGCAGGTTCTGGACGAACTGCGCCAGCGTGCTCGGCAGTTGCTGCGCCGCAGCCACCGCTCCGGCGTGATAGCCGACCATCGCCTCGACGTCGGTGGCCCACATCGCTTCGTACTGCGCCTCGGCGGCCATGATCGTCGGCGTTAGCAGCCCGAACCAATTCGATCGGACCAGCTGTCCAAATGCATTGCGGTTGGCCAAGATCGCTAATGGATGCACCACCGCCGCCCGCGCGGAATCGAACGCGCTACCCACCATCTCCGCCGCTCGGGAGGCAACCGCGGCGTGGCTTGCGGCCTCAGTCAAGTACGCCGTATACGGAGCGGCGGCATTCACCATCGCCGCAGCGGCGGGGCCCGCCCACGCCTCACCCGCCACGCCGGTGATCACCGACGAGAAGGACCCCGCCAACTCCTCCAACGACTCGGCGAGGGAGGCGTAGGCCCCACTGGCCGCCGCCATCGGTGCCGATCCGGGACCGGACAACAGCAGGGCAGAAATCGTTTCCGGCGGAGCCGTCATAAAGCTGGTCATGGTGGAACCCCCATCACTGCTGACTGTGAAACCCGA
It contains:
- a CDS encoding PPE family protein; translated protein: MTSFMTAPPETISALLLSGPGSAPMAAASGAYASLAESLEELAGSFSSVITGVAGEAWAGPAAAAMVNAAAPYTAYLTEAASHAAVASRAAEMVGSAFDSARAAVVHPLAILANRNAFGQLVRSNWFGLLTPTIMAAEAQYEAMWATDVEAMVGYHAGAVAAAQQLPSTLAQFVQNLPNLGFGNKGNGNIGSGNTGSGNIGMGNSGDGNSSLTSAQSGYHNVGGGNQGNSNIGAGNVGNGNFGFGNNGNGNIGFGNGGPADLNNPDLYTFHAGRGNNNIGMGNTGNGNVGLGNSGDGNMGGGNTGSGNIGAGNFGHGNFGFGNTGNNNIGIGLTGDNQVGINLAGLLNSGSGNIGFGNSGHNNVGFFNSGDGNIGMFSSGTNTVFPGQLNSLGVGNSGTGNLGVGNAGAGNAGFWNSGLLNTGFGNGGSINTGAWNGNNVNTGFLNSGETNTGWGNSGHSNTGAWNAGTLNTGFGSAVDQGSVAVGATGNSGFFNDARGGASGFGNSADPQAWFESGSMSGFFNTARGGAIINGVSSGFFNTGLTGAIGGFPAGWFSGFNSGLFNSGIANSFMFSLSQLAIRPN